The following proteins are co-located in the Betta splendens chromosome 9, fBetSpl5.4, whole genome shotgun sequence genome:
- the LOC114861956 gene encoding coiled-coil domain-containing protein 136-like isoform X1, with protein MDGLRLPPVIEEVLDPSDELCELKVEKPIMLGDALTDKERESLEETYEEEEEKEVKEEKQGDGGEEEVEELRAHVVQLLLELEETREVSQRHEESFLELQGLLEDERMASTNQAESFTRQIQKLQAQLRSVQEEMDSLEEEKESELAEAQEELRSAQEEVLVLQQAAEEAAAERENDIASLQEELCRLRAELQRLQATAQEYELEITTLRAEISMKSLGHGDVSQLRDELVCLTEERQSLSSSNKELSNKVEQQQRDVCEDVYLAVRAEGHTEREPDPYITLSQDLDPSSVQELHGLKVQLREAEEMARRVQRECDSLKDELAELQQLYDSSQRERTVLEQELQRCKAELHRVLGRKSQKCTPPSEPPVISIPFIGMIVIVALVWCWWEELAS; from the exons ATGGACGGACTCCGGCTGCCGCCCGTCATAGAGGAGGTCCTGGACCCATCCG ACGAGCTGTGTGAGCTGAAGGTGGAGAAGCCCATCATGCTGGGAGACGCTCTGACGGACAAGGAGAGGGAGTCTCTGGAGGAAACctacgaggaggaggaggagaaggaggtgaaggaggagaagcagggtgatggaggtgaagaagaggtggaggagctgagagcccatgtggtgcagctgctgctggagctggaggagaccagAGAAGTTTCCCAGAGGCATGAGGAGAGCTTCTTGGAGCTGCAGG GTCTGCTGGAAGACGAGCGAATGGCCAGCACCAACCAGGCCGAGAGTTTCACCAGACAGATCCAGAAGCTGCAGG CCCAGCTCCGCTCcgtgcaggaggagatggacagtctggaggaggagaaggagagcgagCTGGCAGAGGCACAGGAGGAGCTCCGCTCGGCTCAGGaggaggttctggttctgcagcaggcGGCTGAGGAGGCGGCcgcagagagggagaacgaCATCGCctccctgcaggaggagcttTGTCGGCTgagggcagagctgcagcgtctccaggcCACGGCACAGGAGTACGAGCTGGAGATCACCACGCTGAGAGCCGAGATCAGCATGAAGAGCCTCGGACACG GTGACGTGAGTCAGCTGAGGGACGAGCTCGTCTGTCTCACAGAAGAGCgtcagtctctgagcagcagcaacaaggagCTGAGCAAcaaagtggagcagcagcagcgagacgT GTGTGAGGACGTCTACCTGGCAGTCAGAGCTGAGGGCCACACGGAGCGAGAGCCCGACCCGTACATCACTCTGTCCCAGGACCTGGACCCGTCTTCCGTGCAGGAGCTCCATGGGCTCAAAGTTCAACTGAGAGAAGCTGAGGAAATGGCTCGGAGAGTTCAGAGAGAG TGCGACAGCCTGAAGGACGagctggctgagctgcagcagctctacgACAGCAGCCAGAGGGAGCGGAcggtgctggagcaggagctgcagcgctgcaagGCCGAGCTGCACAGAGTGCTGGGCAGGAAGTCACAG AAATGCACACCTCCGTCTGAGCCCCCTGTTATCTCCATCCCCTTCATAGGAATGATTGTAATAGTGGCCTTGGTTTGGTGCTGGTGGGAGGAGCTGGCGTCCTAG
- the LOC114861956 gene encoding coiled-coil domain-containing protein 136-like isoform X4, protein MDGLRLPPVIEEVLDPSDELCELKVEKPIMLGDALTDKERESLEETYEEEEEKEVKEEKQGDGGEEEVEELRAHVVQLLLELEETREVSQRHEESFLELQGLLEDERMASTNQAESFTRQIQKLQAQLRSVQEEMDSLEEEKESELAEAQEELRSAQEEVLVLQQAAEEAAAERENDIASLQEELCRLRAELQRLQATAQEYELEITTLRAEISMKSLGHGDVSQLRDELVCLTEERQSLSSSNKELSNKVEQQQRDVCEDVYLAVRAEGHTEREPDPYITLSQDLDPSSVQELHGLKVQLREAEEMARRVQRECDSLKDELAELQQLYDSSQRERTVLEQELQRCKAELHRVLGRKSQEEPPSSLR, encoded by the exons ATGGACGGACTCCGGCTGCCGCCCGTCATAGAGGAGGTCCTGGACCCATCCG ACGAGCTGTGTGAGCTGAAGGTGGAGAAGCCCATCATGCTGGGAGACGCTCTGACGGACAAGGAGAGGGAGTCTCTGGAGGAAACctacgaggaggaggaggagaaggaggtgaaggaggagaagcagggtgatggaggtgaagaagaggtggaggagctgagagcccatgtggtgcagctgctgctggagctggaggagaccagAGAAGTTTCCCAGAGGCATGAGGAGAGCTTCTTGGAGCTGCAGG GTCTGCTGGAAGACGAGCGAATGGCCAGCACCAACCAGGCCGAGAGTTTCACCAGACAGATCCAGAAGCTGCAGG CCCAGCTCCGCTCcgtgcaggaggagatggacagtctggaggaggagaaggagagcgagCTGGCAGAGGCACAGGAGGAGCTCCGCTCGGCTCAGGaggaggttctggttctgcagcaggcGGCTGAGGAGGCGGCcgcagagagggagaacgaCATCGCctccctgcaggaggagcttTGTCGGCTgagggcagagctgcagcgtctccaggcCACGGCACAGGAGTACGAGCTGGAGATCACCACGCTGAGAGCCGAGATCAGCATGAAGAGCCTCGGACACG GTGACGTGAGTCAGCTGAGGGACGAGCTCGTCTGTCTCACAGAAGAGCgtcagtctctgagcagcagcaacaaggagCTGAGCAAcaaagtggagcagcagcagcgagacgT GTGTGAGGACGTCTACCTGGCAGTCAGAGCTGAGGGCCACACGGAGCGAGAGCCCGACCCGTACATCACTCTGTCCCAGGACCTGGACCCGTCTTCCGTGCAGGAGCTCCATGGGCTCAAAGTTCAACTGAGAGAAGCTGAGGAAATGGCTCGGAGAGTTCAGAGAGAG TGCGACAGCCTGAAGGACGagctggctgagctgcagcagctctacgACAGCAGCCAGAGGGAGCGGAcggtgctggagcaggagctgcagcgctgcaagGCCGAGCTGCACAGAGTGCTGGGCAGGAAGTCACAG GAAGAGCCCCCCAGCTCCCTGAGGTGA
- the LOC114861956 gene encoding coiled-coil domain-containing protein 136-like isoform X3 encodes MDGLRLPPVIEEVLDPSDELCELKVEKPIMLGDALTDKERESLEETYEEEEEKEVKEEKQGDGGEEEVEELRAHVVQLLLELEETREVSQRHEESFLELQGLLEDERMASTNQAESFTRQIQKLQAQLRSVQEEMDSLEEEKESELAEAQEELRSAQEEVLVLQQAAEEAAAERENDIASLQEELCRLRAELQRLQATAQEYELEITTLRAEISMKSLGHGDVSQLRDELVCLTEERQSLSSSNKELSNKVEQQQRDVCEDVYLAVRAEGHTEREPDPYITLSQDLDPSSVQELHGLKVQLREAEEMARRVQRECDSLKDELAELQQLYDSSQRERTVLEQELQRCKAELHRVLGRKSQTVVPFSCERLDIRGC; translated from the exons ATGGACGGACTCCGGCTGCCGCCCGTCATAGAGGAGGTCCTGGACCCATCCG ACGAGCTGTGTGAGCTGAAGGTGGAGAAGCCCATCATGCTGGGAGACGCTCTGACGGACAAGGAGAGGGAGTCTCTGGAGGAAACctacgaggaggaggaggagaaggaggtgaaggaggagaagcagggtgatggaggtgaagaagaggtggaggagctgagagcccatgtggtgcagctgctgctggagctggaggagaccagAGAAGTTTCCCAGAGGCATGAGGAGAGCTTCTTGGAGCTGCAGG GTCTGCTGGAAGACGAGCGAATGGCCAGCACCAACCAGGCCGAGAGTTTCACCAGACAGATCCAGAAGCTGCAGG CCCAGCTCCGCTCcgtgcaggaggagatggacagtctggaggaggagaaggagagcgagCTGGCAGAGGCACAGGAGGAGCTCCGCTCGGCTCAGGaggaggttctggttctgcagcaggcGGCTGAGGAGGCGGCcgcagagagggagaacgaCATCGCctccctgcaggaggagcttTGTCGGCTgagggcagagctgcagcgtctccaggcCACGGCACAGGAGTACGAGCTGGAGATCACCACGCTGAGAGCCGAGATCAGCATGAAGAGCCTCGGACACG GTGACGTGAGTCAGCTGAGGGACGAGCTCGTCTGTCTCACAGAAGAGCgtcagtctctgagcagcagcaacaaggagCTGAGCAAcaaagtggagcagcagcagcgagacgT GTGTGAGGACGTCTACCTGGCAGTCAGAGCTGAGGGCCACACGGAGCGAGAGCCCGACCCGTACATCACTCTGTCCCAGGACCTGGACCCGTCTTCCGTGCAGGAGCTCCATGGGCTCAAAGTTCAACTGAGAGAAGCTGAGGAAATGGCTCGGAGAGTTCAGAGAGAG TGCGACAGCCTGAAGGACGagctggctgagctgcagcagctctacgACAGCAGCCAGAGGGAGCGGAcggtgctggagcaggagctgcagcgctgcaagGCCGAGCTGCACAGAGTGCTGGGCAGGAAGTCACAG ACAGTTGTACCATTTAGCTGTGAGCGTCTCGACATCCGTGGCTGTTGA
- the LOC114861956 gene encoding coiled-coil domain-containing protein 136-like isoform X2, which produces MDGLRLPPVIEEVLDPSDELCELKVEKPIMLGDALTDKERESLEETYEEEEEKEVKEEKQGDGGEEEVEELRAHVVQLLLELEETREVSQRHEESFLELQGLLEDERMASTNQAESFTRQIQKLQAQLRSVQEEMDSLEEEKESELAEAQEELRSAQEEVLVLQQAAEEAAAERENDIASLQEELCRLRAELQRLQATAQEYELEITTLRAEISMKSLGHGDVSQLRDELVCLTEERQSLSSSNKELSNKVEQQQRDVCEDVYLAVRAEGHTEREPDPYITLSQDLDPSSVQELHGLKVQLREAEEMARRVQRECDSLKDELAELQQLYDSSQRERTVLEQELQRCKAELHRVLGRKSQTEAEGWNLVVAAVAVAAIVVLVVPSFTRA; this is translated from the exons ATGGACGGACTCCGGCTGCCGCCCGTCATAGAGGAGGTCCTGGACCCATCCG ACGAGCTGTGTGAGCTGAAGGTGGAGAAGCCCATCATGCTGGGAGACGCTCTGACGGACAAGGAGAGGGAGTCTCTGGAGGAAACctacgaggaggaggaggagaaggaggtgaaggaggagaagcagggtgatggaggtgaagaagaggtggaggagctgagagcccatgtggtgcagctgctgctggagctggaggagaccagAGAAGTTTCCCAGAGGCATGAGGAGAGCTTCTTGGAGCTGCAGG GTCTGCTGGAAGACGAGCGAATGGCCAGCACCAACCAGGCCGAGAGTTTCACCAGACAGATCCAGAAGCTGCAGG CCCAGCTCCGCTCcgtgcaggaggagatggacagtctggaggaggagaaggagagcgagCTGGCAGAGGCACAGGAGGAGCTCCGCTCGGCTCAGGaggaggttctggttctgcagcaggcGGCTGAGGAGGCGGCcgcagagagggagaacgaCATCGCctccctgcaggaggagcttTGTCGGCTgagggcagagctgcagcgtctccaggcCACGGCACAGGAGTACGAGCTGGAGATCACCACGCTGAGAGCCGAGATCAGCATGAAGAGCCTCGGACACG GTGACGTGAGTCAGCTGAGGGACGAGCTCGTCTGTCTCACAGAAGAGCgtcagtctctgagcagcagcaacaaggagCTGAGCAAcaaagtggagcagcagcagcgagacgT GTGTGAGGACGTCTACCTGGCAGTCAGAGCTGAGGGCCACACGGAGCGAGAGCCCGACCCGTACATCACTCTGTCCCAGGACCTGGACCCGTCTTCCGTGCAGGAGCTCCATGGGCTCAAAGTTCAACTGAGAGAAGCTGAGGAAATGGCTCGGAGAGTTCAGAGAGAG TGCGACAGCCTGAAGGACGagctggctgagctgcagcagctctacgACAGCAGCCAGAGGGAGCGGAcggtgctggagcaggagctgcagcgctgcaagGCCGAGCTGCACAGAGTGCTGGGCAGGAAGTCACAG ACGGAGGCTGAAGGCTGGAACCTGGTGGTGGCAGCGGTCGCCGTGGCAGCCATCGTAGTTCTGGTCGTCCCCAGCTTCACCAGGGCCTGA